A single genomic interval of Zobellia nedashkovskayae harbors:
- a CDS encoding Tll0287-like domain-containing protein, producing the protein MKKYSIFLLIVIFFSSCKENQKGKIESAQNIEVTQNAKTQEPHPGKVIMERECYLCHNPKAKMADRFAPPMEAIKRHYIDSTVSQQEFTEALIKWINDPETETKIPAAHKEFGPMPYLPNREDALIQIADYIYNNELERPEGFEEYFKSSHKVGTGLEDCNCYESPGPEKVYGTIGMAYAKEAKKALGQSLTKAIQEKGTVGAIGFCNLEAMQITDSVSLMKNAVIKRVSDKLRNPKNKATPKELEYIDWFKEVVASGDEIEPVVETKDGEVSFYYPITTNALCLQCHGTPNKQVLPETMTALNKLYPNDMALGYDVNQVRGMWSIEFYSDK; encoded by the coding sequence ATGAAAAAATATTCCATTTTTTTACTGATTGTAATTTTCTTTTCTAGTTGTAAAGAAAACCAGAAGGGTAAAATTGAATCTGCCCAAAACATTGAAGTAACCCAAAATGCTAAAACTCAAGAACCGCACCCTGGAAAGGTAATCATGGAGCGCGAATGTTATTTGTGCCATAATCCTAAGGCAAAAATGGCAGATAGGTTTGCACCACCTATGGAAGCCATTAAAAGGCATTACATAGACTCTACTGTTTCACAGCAGGAATTTACGGAGGCTTTAATCAAGTGGATAAATGATCCGGAAACAGAAACCAAGATACCTGCAGCACACAAAGAGTTTGGGCCAATGCCGTATTTGCCAAATCGAGAGGATGCTTTGATCCAGATAGCAGATTACATTTACAACAATGAATTGGAACGTCCCGAAGGTTTTGAGGAATATTTTAAATCTTCGCACAAGGTAGGAACGGGTTTGGAAGATTGTAACTGTTATGAGAGCCCAGGACCGGAAAAAGTGTATGGAACCATTGGCATGGCCTATGCAAAAGAAGCCAAGAAAGCACTGGGTCAAAGCCTAACAAAAGCTATTCAGGAAAAAGGAACTGTTGGGGCTATTGGGTTTTGTAATCTTGAAGCTATGCAAATTACGGACAGCGTTTCTTTGATGAAAAATGCCGTTATTAAGAGAGTTTCAGATAAATTAAGAAATCCTAAAAATAAAGCTACACCCAAGGAATTGGAATATATAGACTGGTTTAAAGAAGTTGTGGCATCTGGTGATGAAATTGAACCTGTTGTTGAAACCAAAGATGGCGAAGTGTCTTTTTATTATCCGATCACAACCAACGCACTTTGTTTACAATGTCATGGCACACCAAATAAACAAGTATTGCCAGAAACCATGACGGCATTGAATAAACTGTACCCCAATGATATGGCACTTGGTTACGATGTAAACCAAGTACGCGGTATGTGGAGTATTGAATTTTATAGTGATAAATAA
- the upp gene encoding uracil phosphoribosyltransferase produces the protein MTVHNLGESNSLMNKFIAEIRDVNIQKDAMRFRRNVERIGEVLGYEMSKSFQYESSEVTTPLGTKEMSLPTDKIVLCSILRAGLPLHQGLLNYFDEAENAFISAYRHHKGAEDAFEVIVNYFAAPSLEGKILVLTDPMLATGRTLENVLKSLKKHGTPSQIHIVSVIGAQEGIDHVQKVFPENTHLWISAIDPELNARGYIMPGIGDAGDLAYGEKL, from the coding sequence ATGACAGTCCATAACCTTGGCGAAAGCAATTCGCTCATGAACAAATTTATCGCTGAAATTAGAGATGTAAACATCCAAAAAGATGCGATGCGCTTCAGACGGAATGTTGAGCGTATTGGGGAAGTGCTGGGTTATGAAATGAGTAAATCGTTTCAGTATGAAAGTAGTGAGGTAACCACTCCTTTAGGTACTAAAGAAATGTCTCTGCCAACGGATAAAATAGTGTTGTGTTCCATTTTACGTGCTGGATTGCCATTACACCAAGGACTATTGAATTATTTTGATGAGGCGGAAAATGCTTTTATATCTGCTTATAGACATCACAAGGGAGCCGAGGATGCTTTTGAAGTTATCGTAAATTATTTTGCTGCACCTTCCTTAGAAGGGAAAATACTAGTACTCACAGACCCAATGTTAGCTACCGGACGCACTTTAGAAAATGTACTAAAATCACTTAAAAAACATGGTACACCTTCTCAGATTCATATTGTGTCTGTTATTGGAGCGCAAGAGGGTATTGATCACGTACAAAAGGTATTCCCTGAAAACACCCATTTATGGATTTCTGCAATAGACCCGGAACTTAATGCAAGAGGGTACATTATGCCTGGTATTGGAGATGCAGGGGATTTGGCCTACGGCGAAAAGCTTTAG